From Triplophysa dalaica isolate WHDGS20190420 chromosome 16, ASM1584641v1, whole genome shotgun sequence:
gcttatatataatgtttacatttatacatgtatgtgtttataaataccaaATAATTATGCACACAGTGTATATCAATACAaccttttattctggatgtgattaatcgcaaataatcattgaacatccctattaaaatacttttttattctttgtactttcttttttgaagcttttTTGAAGCATTTGCCTTTATTTGACAGACAGTGATTTTTGAAGTGGACAGGAAgtgaagtggatgagagagaggggatGGGGTCGGGGAAAGGACCATGAGCCGGGATTCAAGCTCGGGTTGCCCGGGACGCACAGGCGCCATACGTCGAAGCACGAAATTCAACTTTTCTGAAGAAATAAAACGCCCCACgtcaagcaccttttttaaCTGCTAACCCATGACAAGCGAGACCTGGGGCTTCAATAACAACATGCGAGAAAGGTGATTAGTCGAGCAGTATCTAGctagataaaataaaatgtcgGCCGAGACGCTGGTTGGAACATGGTTTTATGTTAAAGTTTGATTTTCACTTTCGAAAACTTTGACTGCATTTCTAGTGAGGAAATGAGTATTGTAGTTACTAACCACAATGcggcaagatttttttttgcaaaaaagtcccattgtcaactttttcttgtcaaaaaacgagtcaAATGTGAACAGAGCCTTTTACAGTAATACTGTAGTAAACATCTCTGTACTGATGATCACAGCATGTGTGATGATGTAATCACATGTGTTCTGTTTCTTTAGCAAAGAGTCAGACGAAGAGTTTGATGTGTTCAACCTGCGGAATGTGAAAGCTCAGTCTGACGCTTACCGCTCCAACAGTGAGTTTCTGGTCCAAATGATCcaatttttcatcatttttttgcgctttgtgaaaaacaaaatcagGCCAAAAGTGACGttcaaatgtgaaaatgtgatattttattttattcaaatagaTCATTAAGAAAGTtagatgatgtgtgtgttgttaagTGTGTAAACCGAAGCTCACCTTTGAGAAGgaggtttaataaaaaacaacacacaacacatgagcatctggagaaaaaaacatcgtcttttgtttctgtataaattgtatgtaataaaataaaacgcaCACTTTCCATattgtcaaataaatattttaaaagtttagttGATTTTATATCGTATCATCCATCTTATATTTTGATGGGcgaattttaaaacaaatattgtagaAATATCACGACATCATTCTgtccttttgtgtattttaaaatatacattgagCACCTCCACCAGAACATCATGATATTTTCAAAAAGAATACGCAAACgttatttgtgttgttttcaagGACTCAGTTCTGAAACGAACGCAGTGACACCGAACACCGAGAACAGCTGGGACTTCACCTGTAAAACTGATGCCACCTCACTGGATCTGGAGTGGGAGGATGAGGAGGGTGAGTGACAGGAGTATGATCAGTTTCAGGCGGGGTTTGTCTCGAACTGTATTGCTGTAATATTTAGAAAAGAAACAGGATTTTACTGTCTCTGTTTAAGACGCATTTGTTTCTTTGCATCAGGAATGAACAGGATGGGTCACGCATGGGAGCGCTCCAAAACAGAGGAGGACATTTTACGGGCGGCTCTTCACCCGGGTGGGAAACAGTTGGGCAGCGGACCCACCTCCACCTCAGAAGACTCCAACGCTCTGGAATGGGAGAACGATTTTGTGAGCGCTCATGTCGAGGACGGTGGTGACCCTGGCGATGAGGACTATGAAGGGTTTGTTAATCCAGTTCTGGACACGCCCACCGAGGAGGCGGAGCATAAAGACAGCTCTGAGCATCAGGAAAGATAGTCCATAACGGGCTTTCGGTGTGATGTCACAGCAGACCCGTCAGACAATAGAGAACTTATTAATATCACTGCATCATTGTGATGATTCTGACAGAAAAATACAAGGAACAAAAACCAACTACAGAAAAGATTGAATGTGTACTTCGTCATTGGATGAATCTCATGTGAACACATCAGGGTTACTTTTTATTACCTCTTAGTATTTTGAGGACCATTAGGATTCTTTGCATCGTGACATAATGATTTTCATGACAGTCAGGCATGTTTTCCTACCGTATCTCATTACTgctaatttcagacatttaattttttgggtCATTTCTAAACTTCTCAATGGTGCTTTACTATTATAAACTAAGTGTACCGTTTACAAACCGTAAACCGGTGACTTTCAAAACATACATTATTGTGGCTTTAAATCATATACTAAAGTACACTGTATGACAAGTTGAAGATTTCAATAATTTCTCCACATTTAAGTAAAGTAGATTTTTCCTTCATTACAGTGATTGTCatgaaaattacaattaaacTTTTGTCACACATCAGAACGGCACATGAGGATTTCCGTGGGgggttttgcttttgttttaagattttaaatgtatCCAACATTTGTTTAAGCTGATTTATATCTCTTTGGCTGAATGTTGAAATTAGTCAGAATCTGAACAATGTACtttcttgtttcttttgttaatACTTCAAAAGTTGACAGAACTGAATGAGTTGCAGTCGTAGAAGACGTGTTTGTTTTGACGAAAGCATCGTTCATTTGagccattgttgttttctgtcatttctaTGAAACT
This genomic window contains:
- the ap1ar gene encoding AP-1 complex-associated regulatory protein isoform X2; the encoded protein is MGNCWAQCFGLFRREASRIQRGGGGLKYFKSSTAGEHYTIEFENLVESDEGESSQSGPRPIIDEEIGHLKEHRYTAISDRQALIDEKLKAEGKPQSKRIKLRTEAESNDARHQPKESDEEFDVFNLRNVKAQSDAYRSNRLSSETNAVTPNTENSWDFTCKTDATSLDLEWEDEEGMNRMGHAWERSKTEEDILRAALHPGGKQLGSGPTSTSEDSNALEWENDFVSAHVEDGGDPGDEDYEGFVNPVLDTPTEEAEHKDSSEHQER
- the ap1ar gene encoding AP-1 complex-associated regulatory protein isoform X1, whose product is MGNCWAQCFGLFRREASRIQRGGGGLKYFKSSTAGEHYTIEFENLVESDEGESSQSGPRPIIDEEIGHLKEHRYTAISDRQALIDEKLKAELVAEEEKLRLEEEALFAAQREAARLTKERKLKEGKPQSKRIKLRTEAESNDARHQPKESDEEFDVFNLRNVKAQSDAYRSNRLSSETNAVTPNTENSWDFTCKTDATSLDLEWEDEEGMNRMGHAWERSKTEEDILRAALHPGGKQLGSGPTSTSEDSNALEWENDFVSAHVEDGGDPGDEDYEGFVNPVLDTPTEEAEHKDSSEHQER